One Kribbella sp. NBC_00662 genomic region harbors:
- a CDS encoding LysR family transcriptional regulator, whose amino-acid sequence MDLDLRKLRYFVAVAEELHFGRAAERLHIAQPVLSRQIRALEDEVRAQLFVRTKRATELTPAGRQLLDDARPLLSAADATRRRVAQAARGSKTFTIGFMPGLTVTEAVRAFGASHPDIDVELIRTTWNDQVDVLHDGRVDVSIVRLPIDQAGLTVRPLFEEPRVAMLPSDHRLAGKPVIDITDLADEHLLQDPDAVPEWRDIALELRTRTAKPVPAMRSVEEKLEHVATGRGISIIPLSVATFYQRSDVATVPVNDLAPNTVCLAWVSSRRSPLIHDFAALAPKVAWTP is encoded by the coding sequence ATGGACCTCGATCTCCGCAAGCTCCGGTACTTCGTCGCCGTCGCCGAGGAACTGCACTTCGGCCGGGCGGCGGAGCGGCTGCACATCGCGCAGCCGGTGCTGTCCCGGCAGATCCGGGCGCTCGAGGACGAGGTCAGGGCGCAGCTGTTCGTCCGTACCAAGCGTGCCACCGAGCTGACCCCGGCCGGGCGGCAACTGCTCGACGACGCGCGCCCGCTGCTGTCCGCGGCCGATGCGACCCGTCGGCGGGTCGCTCAGGCGGCTCGTGGATCGAAGACGTTCACGATCGGCTTCATGCCCGGTCTCACCGTGACCGAAGCGGTCCGGGCGTTCGGCGCGAGCCATCCCGACATCGACGTCGAGCTGATCCGGACCACCTGGAACGACCAGGTCGACGTACTGCACGACGGGCGGGTGGATGTCAGCATCGTCCGGTTGCCGATCGATCAGGCCGGGCTGACCGTACGCCCGCTGTTCGAGGAGCCGCGGGTCGCGATGCTCCCGTCCGATCATCGGCTCGCCGGCAAGCCCGTCATCGACATCACCGATCTCGCCGACGAGCACCTGCTGCAGGACCCCGACGCCGTACCGGAGTGGCGCGACATCGCCCTCGAACTTCGCACCCGCACCGCCAAGCCGGTCCCGGCGATGCGCAGCGTCGAAGAGAAACTCGAACATGTCGCCACCGGCCGGGGCATCTCGATCATCCCGCTGTCCGTCGCCACCTTCTACCAACGCTCCGACGTCGCCACGGTCCCGGTCAACGACCTCGCCCCCAACACCGTCTGCCTCGCCTGGGTCTCCTCCCGCCGCTCACCCCTCATCCACGACTTCGCCGCCCTCGCACCGAAGGTGGCCTGGACGCCTTAG
- a CDS encoding serine hydrolase domain-containing protein codes for MQDVLAKVVASPDSPFGSRGVTAAVVTDNWVWSGAAGADIRGTELRPNTSIPVESITKTFVAAEVLLLAEAKKVDLDEPLSAYVRHKLTANNATVRQHLSMTAGVQDFQSADYGELADAIAAAPSRHWTIDESLNYLTTAVKPPGGSPSYSNPSYALLAMLIEKVTGGPFAAALRRDLVAPAGLQHAAFQDAEKPQPPVVGDDNDSCGEPDGYVPCRAFASATAPYGGLAADAPTIARWGYQLYGGRVLPPGPTSELTKGSEYGLGTMLMARQFGLGTAYGHGGDGPDHSSLLVVVPEKRVSVALIFADGGRNIGAPMTELTKALEPLLS; via the coding sequence TTGCAGGACGTTCTCGCGAAAGTGGTCGCTTCCCCGGACAGCCCGTTCGGCTCGCGAGGTGTGACTGCGGCCGTGGTCACCGACAACTGGGTGTGGTCGGGTGCGGCCGGAGCGGACATCCGCGGTACGGAGTTGCGGCCGAACACCAGCATCCCGGTCGAGAGCATCACGAAGACCTTCGTCGCCGCTGAGGTACTGCTCCTCGCCGAAGCGAAGAAGGTCGATCTCGACGAGCCCCTGTCGGCCTACGTGCGGCACAAGCTGACCGCGAACAATGCGACCGTTCGGCAGCACCTGTCGATGACGGCAGGTGTGCAGGACTTCCAGTCGGCCGACTACGGCGAGCTGGCCGACGCGATCGCGGCCGCACCGAGCAGGCACTGGACGATCGACGAGTCGCTGAACTACCTCACGACCGCGGTCAAGCCGCCGGGCGGTTCACCCAGCTACAGCAATCCCAGCTACGCGCTGCTCGCGATGCTGATCGAGAAGGTGACCGGTGGCCCGTTCGCGGCTGCGCTGCGTCGCGATCTGGTCGCGCCCGCCGGTCTGCAGCACGCGGCCTTCCAGGACGCGGAGAAGCCGCAGCCACCTGTTGTGGGTGACGACAACGACTCGTGCGGCGAACCCGACGGCTATGTCCCATGCCGTGCCTTCGCGAGCGCCACCGCGCCGTACGGCGGGCTGGCAGCCGACGCGCCCACGATCGCTCGTTGGGGTTACCAACTGTACGGCGGACGCGTACTGCCTCCCGGTCCGACCAGCGAGCTGACCAAGGGCAGCGAGTACGGCCTCGGCACCATGCTGATGGCGCGACAGTTCGGCCTCGGAACGGCGTACGGGCACGGTGGCGACGGACCTGACCACTCCAGCCTGCTGGTCGTGGTCCCGGAGAAACGGGTCTCGGTCGCGCTGATCTTCGCCGACGGCGGCCGGAACATCGGCGCGCCGATGACCGAGCTGACGAAGGCGCTCGAGCCGCTGCTCAGCTGA
- a CDS encoding dihydrofolate reductase family protein yields the protein MSSAVLLMSMSADGYIAGPNDGPGNPGGDEFMRLHEWYLNEDGDVGRPAGEAGVIWDELQQTGAVVVGRRTGEQVDFYGGDHHGAPIFVVTSDPTASSAYDNVTFVGDVETAIARAKAAAGDKDVLVHGAVTAQKALAAGVLDELQIDQIPVLFGRGMRLFDVLPERIELEIARVIDTPQATHIRYRVRR from the coding sequence ATGTCCTCAGCTGTGTTGTTGATGTCGATGTCCGCCGACGGCTACATCGCCGGCCCGAACGACGGACCGGGGAACCCGGGCGGCGACGAGTTCATGCGGTTGCACGAGTGGTACCTGAACGAGGACGGCGACGTCGGCCGGCCCGCGGGCGAGGCCGGCGTGATCTGGGACGAGCTGCAGCAGACCGGCGCGGTCGTGGTCGGCCGTCGGACGGGCGAGCAGGTCGACTTCTACGGCGGCGACCACCACGGCGCACCGATCTTCGTCGTCACCAGCGATCCGACCGCGAGCTCGGCCTACGACAACGTCACGTTCGTGGGCGACGTCGAGACCGCGATCGCCCGGGCAAAGGCCGCGGCCGGCGACAAGGACGTGCTCGTCCACGGCGCGGTCACCGCCCAGAAGGCGTTGGCCGCCGGAGTACTCGACGAGCTACAGATCGACCAGATCCCGGTCCTCTTCGGCCGCGGCATGCGCCTGTTCGACGTCCTCCCCGAGCGCATCGAACTCGAAATCGCCCGAGTCATCGACACCCCCCAAGCAACCCACATCCGCTACCGGGTGCGCCGCTGA
- the recQ gene encoding DNA helicase RecQ: MSETTALPDSEALQILRRVFGYDAFRGQQAEIIDTVVAGGDALVLMPTGGGKSLCYQIPSLVRSGVGVVISPLIALMQDQVDALTALGVRAGFLNSTQDFDQRREVEQAFLAGELDLLYLAPERLRVESTVRLLDQGKISLFAIDEAHCVSQWGHDFRPDYLMLSELHERWPDVPRIALTATATEATHKEIATRLNLSEARHFVASFDRPNIQYRIVPKDNPQRQLLDLLRTEHAGDAGIVYCLSRNSVEKTAAFLTQNGIEAVPYHAGLDSRTRADNQSRFLREDGLVVVATIAFGMGIDKPDVRFVAHLDLPKSVEGYYQETGRAGRDGLPSTAWLAYGLQDVVQQRKMIDTSEGDLAHRRRLGSHLDAMLALCETVQCRRSQLLAYFGQHGDSCGNCDTCLTPPESWDGTIAAQKLLSTVYRLQHERGQKFGAGQLIDILLGKETDKVKQFRHNELTVFGIGTELKDTEWRGVVRQLLALRLLAVEGDYGTLVLTEESGEVLGRRRDVMMRREPERVRSSSRSSGGKKAAVDLPAEAAPVFERLRAWRGAVAKEQGVPAYVIFHDATLRQIATDLPSSLAELGRISGVGENKLAKYGDGVLETLAAD, from the coding sequence GTGAGCGAGACAACCGCACTGCCTGATTCCGAAGCCCTGCAGATCCTGCGCCGGGTCTTCGGGTACGACGCCTTTCGCGGTCAGCAGGCCGAGATCATCGACACCGTGGTCGCGGGCGGCGACGCGCTGGTGCTGATGCCGACCGGTGGCGGCAAGTCGCTGTGCTACCAGATCCCGTCGCTGGTCCGGTCCGGCGTCGGTGTGGTGATCTCGCCACTGATCGCGTTGATGCAGGACCAGGTCGATGCGCTCACCGCTCTCGGCGTCCGGGCCGGATTCCTGAACTCGACGCAGGATTTCGACCAGCGGCGTGAGGTCGAGCAGGCGTTCCTCGCCGGTGAGCTCGACCTGCTCTACCTCGCGCCCGAGCGGCTGCGGGTCGAATCCACCGTGCGGTTGCTCGACCAGGGCAAGATCTCGCTGTTCGCGATCGACGAGGCGCACTGTGTGTCCCAGTGGGGCCACGACTTCCGGCCCGACTACCTGATGCTGTCCGAGTTGCACGAGCGCTGGCCCGACGTACCGCGGATCGCGTTGACCGCGACCGCGACCGAGGCGACGCACAAAGAGATCGCCACCCGGCTGAATCTGTCCGAGGCCAGGCATTTCGTCGCGAGCTTCGACCGGCCGAACATCCAGTACCGGATCGTCCCGAAGGACAACCCGCAGCGGCAGTTGCTCGACCTGCTCCGCACCGAGCATGCCGGCGACGCGGGCATCGTGTACTGCCTGTCCCGCAACAGTGTCGAGAAGACCGCGGCCTTCCTGACGCAGAACGGGATCGAGGCCGTGCCGTACCACGCCGGTCTCGACAGCCGGACCCGCGCGGACAACCAGTCGCGGTTCCTCCGGGAGGACGGGCTGGTCGTGGTCGCGACGATCGCGTTCGGGATGGGTATCGACAAGCCGGACGTCCGGTTCGTCGCGCATCTCGATCTGCCGAAGTCGGTCGAGGGCTACTACCAGGAGACCGGTCGCGCCGGGCGGGACGGGCTGCCGTCGACCGCATGGCTGGCGTACGGCCTGCAGGACGTCGTGCAGCAACGCAAGATGATCGACACGTCCGAGGGCGACCTCGCGCATCGCCGCCGGCTCGGTTCGCACCTCGACGCGATGCTCGCGTTGTGCGAGACCGTGCAGTGCCGGCGGTCGCAACTCCTTGCATACTTCGGGCAGCACGGCGACTCCTGCGGGAACTGCGACACCTGTCTGACGCCGCCCGAGTCGTGGGACGGGACGATCGCGGCGCAGAAGCTGCTGTCGACTGTGTATCGGCTGCAGCACGAGCGCGGGCAGAAGTTCGGCGCCGGGCAGCTGATCGACATCCTGCTCGGCAAGGAGACCGACAAGGTCAAACAGTTCCGGCACAACGAGCTGACGGTGTTCGGGATCGGCACCGAGTTGAAGGACACCGAGTGGCGCGGGGTGGTCCGGCAGTTGCTGGCGCTGCGGTTGCTGGCGGTCGAGGGTGACTACGGCACGCTCGTCCTGACCGAGGAGAGCGGCGAGGTGCTCGGTCGACGGCGTGACGTGATGATGCGTCGCGAGCCGGAGCGGGTCCGGTCCTCGAGTAGGTCGTCCGGCGGGAAGAAGGCTGCGGTCGATCTGCCGGCGGAGGCGGCGCCGGTCTTCGAGCGATTGCGTGCGTGGCGGGGCGCGGTGGCGAAGGAGCAGGGAGTTCCGGCGTACGTGATCTTCCACGACGCGACCTTGCGGCAGATCGCGACCGACCTGCCGTCGTCGTTGGCCGAGTTGGGCAGGATCAGCGGCGTCGGCGAGAACAAGCTGGCCAAGTACGGCGACGGCGTGCTGGAGACACTGGCTGCGGACTGA
- a CDS encoding VOC family protein: protein MNTATEKNVIGVWPGLHYRDGQAALKFLTEGLGFTVIASYQGAVEGSIAHAELSWPTGGGIMLGSADAKPEPDEFTALTDQRQSVYLVHDDPDSLIGRAVGAGAVVVRGLEDTDYGSRGFTVRDFEGNLWSVGTYAGEIAE, encoded by the coding sequence ATGAACACTGCGACAGAGAAGAATGTGATCGGAGTCTGGCCCGGCCTGCACTATCGGGACGGCCAAGCAGCACTGAAGTTCCTCACCGAAGGCCTCGGCTTCACGGTGATCGCGTCGTACCAAGGCGCCGTCGAGGGCTCGATCGCCCACGCTGAGCTGTCCTGGCCGACCGGCGGCGGGATCATGCTCGGCTCGGCCGATGCGAAGCCCGAGCCGGACGAGTTCACCGCGCTGACGGACCAGCGGCAGTCGGTCTATCTGGTGCACGACGATCCGGACAGCCTGATCGGTCGTGCGGTCGGCGCGGGCGCGGTCGTCGTACGCGGGTTGGAGGACACCGACTACGGATCGCGCGGGTTCACCGTGCGCGATTTCGAAGGCAACCTGTGGAGCGTCGGCACGTACGCCGGTGAAATCGCCGAGTAA
- a CDS encoding helix-turn-helix domain-containing protein translates to MAGMEHHTRPVHPALRPYVGDLVGYASRGYPMELHRGLPSRFMTLVITLDEALGVAWPGRPVDKYDALAGGLHSTAVHIGQTDSRAGVQISLTPPAARELLGLPPGRLASIVVGLDEVLGRSARELTEQLRDEPSWDRRFDLIEGLLLQQLGQRNAGTAQPEIGWAWQRLCSSSGSIGIQELATEVGWSRRHLTDRFTRELGLAPKVAARVLRFERVTGYLRRHPATRLADLSAAAGYADQAHLTREFQAIAGCSPRQWMTEELPNLQDFAPTGARVSKV, encoded by the coding sequence ATGGCGGGCATGGAGCACCACACGCGACCGGTGCACCCTGCCCTGCGCCCGTACGTCGGCGACCTCGTCGGCTATGCGTCGCGGGGGTATCCGATGGAGCTGCACCGCGGTCTGCCGTCCCGTTTCATGACACTCGTCATCACGCTGGACGAGGCGCTCGGCGTCGCGTGGCCGGGCCGGCCCGTCGACAAGTACGACGCCCTCGCCGGCGGCCTGCACTCGACAGCGGTGCACATCGGTCAGACCGACAGCCGGGCCGGCGTACAGATCTCGCTCACTCCCCCGGCCGCCCGCGAGCTGCTCGGGCTGCCACCAGGCCGGCTCGCGTCGATCGTGGTCGGCCTCGACGAGGTGCTCGGCCGGTCGGCGCGTGAGCTGACCGAGCAGCTCCGCGACGAGCCGAGCTGGGACAGGCGGTTCGACCTGATCGAGGGCTTGTTGCTGCAGCAGCTCGGCCAACGCAACGCGGGCACGGCCCAGCCGGAGATCGGCTGGGCCTGGCAGCGGCTCTGCTCGTCCAGTGGATCCATCGGCATCCAGGAGCTGGCGACCGAGGTCGGCTGGAGCCGGCGGCATCTCACCGACCGCTTCACGCGCGAGCTGGGCCTGGCGCCGAAGGTCGCAGCTCGGGTACTGCGTTTCGAGCGCGTCACCGGATACCTGCGCCGGCACCCGGCGACCCGGCTGGCCGACCTGTCCGCCGCGGCCGGGTACGCCGATCAGGCCCACCTGACCCGGGAGTTCCAGGCGATCGCGGGCTGCTCGCCGCGGCAGTGGATGACCGAGGAACTCCCAAACCTTCAAGACTTCGCCCCCACCGGGGCGCGAGTCTCGAAGGTATGA
- the ilvD gene encoding dihydroxy-acid dehydratase, with protein MPALRSRTVTHGRNMAGARALMQASGVAREDFGKPIIAVANSFTEFVPGHTHLAPVGRIVSEAIHAAGGIAREFNTIAVDDGIAMGHGGMLYSLPSRDLIADSVEYMVEAHCADALVCISNCDKITPGMLNAALRLNIPTVFVSGGPMEAGRATLVDGTVRKLDLIDAMSEAVNENVSDADILRIEENACPTCGSCSGMFTANSMNCLTEAIGLSLPGNGSVLATHTARRALYEKAGETVVQITKRYYDNDDATVLPRNIATKEAFGNAMALDIAMGGSTNTILHLLAAAQEAEVGFDLDDINAVSRRVPCLAKVAPNVAPQGTYYMEDVHRAGGIPAILGELHRAGLLNENIHTVHSDSIDEWLKTWDLRGGSPSPEAVELWHAAPGCKRSATAFSQSERWETLDTDAAGGCIRDLEHAYSKDGGLAVLKGNLAVDGCVVKTAGVDESIWTFQGPAVVCESQEEAVEKILAKQVQPGDVVVIRYEGPKGGPGMQEMLYPTSFLKGRGLGKVCALVTDGRFSGGTSGLSIGHASPEAASGGTIALVQDGDQIRIDIPGRSIELLVDEAELTARREALGGVYAPKSRERKVSAALRAYAAMATSADKGAVRDVSKLG; from the coding sequence GTGCCCGCTTTGAGGTCCCGTACCGTCACCCACGGCCGCAACATGGCGGGCGCCCGCGCGCTCATGCAGGCCTCCGGGGTAGCCCGCGAGGACTTCGGCAAGCCGATCATCGCGGTCGCGAACAGCTTCACCGAGTTCGTCCCCGGCCACACCCACCTCGCGCCGGTCGGCCGGATCGTCTCCGAGGCCATCCACGCGGCCGGCGGCATCGCCCGCGAGTTCAACACGATCGCCGTCGACGACGGGATCGCGATGGGCCACGGCGGCATGCTGTACAGCCTGCCGTCCCGGGACCTGATCGCCGACTCGGTCGAATACATGGTCGAGGCGCACTGCGCCGACGCGCTGGTCTGCATCTCGAACTGCGACAAGATCACCCCCGGGATGCTGAACGCCGCACTCCGGCTCAACATCCCGACCGTGTTCGTCTCCGGCGGCCCGATGGAGGCCGGCCGGGCCACGCTGGTCGACGGGACGGTCCGCAAGCTCGACCTGATCGACGCGATGTCCGAAGCCGTGAACGAGAACGTCTCCGACGCCGACATCCTGCGGATCGAGGAGAACGCCTGCCCGACCTGCGGTTCGTGTTCGGGCATGTTCACCGCGAACTCGATGAACTGCCTGACCGAGGCGATCGGCCTCTCGCTGCCTGGCAACGGTTCGGTGCTCGCGACCCACACCGCCCGGCGCGCGCTGTACGAGAAGGCCGGCGAGACCGTCGTACAGATCACCAAGCGGTACTACGACAACGACGACGCGACCGTGCTGCCGCGGAACATCGCGACCAAGGAGGCCTTCGGGAACGCGATGGCGCTGGACATCGCGATGGGCGGATCGACCAACACGATCCTGCACCTGCTCGCGGCCGCGCAGGAGGCCGAGGTCGGCTTCGACCTCGACGACATCAACGCGGTCTCGCGCCGGGTCCCGTGCCTGGCCAAGGTCGCGCCGAACGTCGCCCCGCAGGGCACGTACTACATGGAGGACGTCCACCGGGCCGGCGGCATCCCCGCGATCCTCGGCGAGCTGCACCGGGCCGGACTGCTGAACGAGAACATCCACACCGTGCACAGCGACTCGATCGACGAGTGGCTGAAGACGTGGGACCTGCGCGGCGGATCGCCGTCACCGGAGGCCGTCGAGCTGTGGCACGCGGCGCCGGGCTGCAAGCGCTCGGCGACGGCGTTCTCGCAGTCCGAGCGGTGGGAGACTCTCGACACGGACGCGGCCGGCGGGTGCATCCGCGACCTCGAGCACGCGTACTCGAAGGACGGCGGTCTCGCAGTACTGAAGGGCAACCTGGCCGTCGACGGCTGTGTCGTGAAGACAGCCGGTGTGGACGAGTCGATCTGGACATTCCAGGGGCCCGCGGTGGTGTGTGAGTCGCAGGAAGAGGCTGTCGAGAAGATCCTGGCCAAGCAGGTGCAGCCGGGCGACGTCGTCGTGATCCGGTACGAAGGCCCGAAGGGTGGACCGGGTATGCAGGAGATGCTGTACCCGACGTCGTTCCTCAAGGGACGCGGTCTGGGCAAGGTCTGCGCACTGGTCACCGACGGGCGTTTCTCCGGTGGTACGTCGGGACTGTCGATCGGGCACGCATCGCCCGAGGCGGCGTCCGGCGGCACGATCGCCCTGGTCCAGGACGGCGACCAGATCCGCATCGACATCCCCGGCCGCTCGATCGAGCTGCTGGTCGACGAGGCCGAACTGACCGCTCGCCGGGAGGCCCTCGGCGGGGTGTACGCGCCGAAGAGCCGCGAGCGCAAGGTGTCCGCCGCGCTGCGGGCGTACGCCGCGATGGCCACCAGCGCGGACAAGGGCGCCGTCCGGGACGTCTCCAAGCTCGGCTGA
- a CDS encoding RimK family alpha-L-glutamate ligase gives MTRPSIGVLTFTDDLHALVIQAHLRRNRGARCEVVEVDAMADRPGGLSWSTDPGFGTSVPTRDGGRLDLAGCDAIWFRRWNHPQRAGRELSEPAHREVVDASCASTLMGALRNEFDGRWVSHPDATRRAENKLVQLRAATDAGFVVPRTLVSQDPDEIRRFCSMLDGHVILKAVRGTPSSQLYTLPVTPEHLADDDALRLCPTIFQEYVAGTRHLRVLCCGTTSYAVAIDSPDLDWRRNLDVPIEPVALDPLILQALARVLELLGLRMGVVDLKLDPDGRPVWLELNPQGQFLFVQGLTGLDLTAGFADFLCEEAAVRAPGRTPG, from the coding sequence ATGACCCGGCCGTCGATCGGGGTACTGACGTTCACCGATGATCTGCACGCCCTGGTGATCCAGGCACATCTCCGCCGCAACCGCGGCGCGCGGTGCGAGGTCGTCGAGGTGGACGCGATGGCGGATCGCCCCGGCGGGCTGAGCTGGTCGACCGACCCCGGCTTCGGTACGTCGGTGCCGACCCGGGACGGCGGCCGGCTCGACCTGGCCGGCTGCGATGCGATCTGGTTCCGGCGCTGGAACCACCCGCAGCGCGCCGGCCGGGAGCTGTCCGAGCCGGCGCACCGGGAGGTCGTCGACGCGAGCTGCGCGAGCACGTTGATGGGTGCCTTGCGCAACGAGTTCGACGGGCGCTGGGTGAGTCATCCGGACGCGACCCGGCGGGCCGAGAACAAGCTGGTCCAGTTGCGCGCGGCAACGGATGCCGGGTTCGTCGTACCGCGGACGCTGGTCAGCCAGGACCCGGACGAGATCCGCCGGTTCTGCTCGATGCTCGACGGGCACGTCATCCTGAAAGCGGTTCGCGGCACGCCGAGCAGTCAGCTCTACACGCTGCCGGTGACGCCCGAGCATCTGGCCGACGACGATGCGCTGCGGCTCTGCCCGACGATCTTCCAGGAGTACGTGGCCGGGACCCGCCACCTGCGCGTGCTGTGCTGCGGTACGACGTCGTACGCGGTCGCGATCGATTCGCCGGATCTCGACTGGCGGCGGAATCTCGACGTACCGATCGAGCCGGTCGCGCTCGATCCGCTGATCCTGCAGGCGTTGGCGCGGGTGCTGGAGTTGCTGGGTCTGCGGATGGGCGTGGTCGATCTCAAACTCGATCCCGACGGCCGGCCGGTGTGGCTCGAACTGAACCCGCAGGGACAGTTCCTGTTCGTCCAAGGTCTGACCGGTCTGGACCTCACTGCCGGCTTCGCGGACTTTCTCTGCGAAGAGGCCGCGGTCAGAGCTCCAGGTCGAACGCCAGGTTGA
- a CDS encoding type II toxin-antitoxin system PemK/MazF family toxin, translated as MRALHIARLDKPRPVVVLTRELIRPRLTNVTVAPITSTIRGLSTEVLVGPDNGLDHPSAISCDNIQTIPKAQLGRLIGHLHPDQEPLLAEAINLAFDLEL; from the coding sequence ATGCGGGCCCTGCACATCGCCCGGCTCGACAAACCGCGGCCGGTGGTGGTGCTGACCCGCGAACTGATCCGCCCGCGGCTGACCAACGTCACCGTCGCGCCGATCACCAGCACGATCCGCGGCCTGTCCACCGAAGTACTGGTCGGCCCTGACAACGGCCTCGACCACCCCAGTGCGATCTCCTGCGACAACATCCAGACCATCCCCAAGGCCCAGCTCGGCCGTCTGATCGGCCACCTGCACCCCGACCAGGAGCCGCTCCTGGCCGAGGCGATCAACCTGGCGTTCGACCTGGAGCTCTGA
- a CDS encoding YlcI/YnfO family protein, whose amino-acid sequence MSKQITVRLPDDLVDFMDELVATDKATSRASVVARAMERERRRELAARDLAILSEHGGYDDLDGLATAASGTVLSDLD is encoded by the coding sequence ATGAGCAAACAGATCACGGTCAGGCTGCCGGACGACCTGGTCGACTTCATGGACGAGCTCGTCGCCACCGACAAGGCGACGAGCCGGGCGTCCGTGGTCGCCCGGGCGATGGAGCGTGAGCGCCGCCGCGAGCTGGCTGCCCGCGACCTGGCCATCCTCAGCGAGCACGGTGGGTACGACGACCTGGACGGCCTCGCCACCGCCGCCTCCGGCACCGTCCTCAGCGACCTCGACTGA
- a CDS encoding LON peptidase substrate-binding domain-containing protein, producing the protein MDSRLPLLTVDTVIFPGLVLPIPVTDVQGRAVVRDLVENGGELVCGALAVRDGYELGERVFRSLYGTGCAATISEITLDADDDGPVEVTLTGNRRFKVSELDGTGDYLVADVEWLDDDLGDDPLGTAMVAVKRFRKYAEAVSEISRPGLHLGELPDDPSTLSYLMSAAMKLMTPDRQKLLEASDVTTRLAQLVGLIDNELAAITALPSLPAFDLISWSTLSPN; encoded by the coding sequence ATGGACTCCCGCCTGCCGTTGCTCACTGTCGACACGGTGATCTTTCCCGGGCTGGTGCTCCCGATTCCGGTGACCGACGTCCAGGGCCGCGCGGTGGTCCGCGACCTGGTCGAGAACGGCGGCGAGCTGGTCTGCGGGGCGCTGGCCGTGCGGGACGGGTACGAGTTGGGTGAGCGGGTCTTCCGGTCGCTGTACGGTACGGGCTGCGCCGCGACGATCTCCGAGATCACGCTCGACGCGGACGACGACGGGCCGGTCGAGGTGACGCTGACCGGCAACCGGCGGTTCAAGGTCTCGGAGCTCGACGGCACCGGCGACTACCTGGTCGCGGACGTCGAGTGGCTCGACGATGACCTCGGCGACGACCCGCTGGGTACGGCGATGGTCGCGGTCAAGCGTTTCCGCAAGTACGCCGAGGCGGTCAGCGAGATCAGCCGCCCCGGCCTGCACCTGGGCGAGCTGCCCGACGACCCCAGCACGTTGTCCTACCTGATGTCGGCGGCAATGAAACTCATGACCCCCGACCGCCAGAAACTCCTCGAGGCCTCCGACGTCACCACCCGTCTGGCCCAACTCGTCGGCCTCATCGACAACGAACTGGCCGCCATCACCGCGCTGCCCTCCCTCCCCGCCTTCGACCTGATCAGCTGGTCCACGCTCTCGCCCAACTGA